Below is a window of Agrobacterium sp. RAC06 DNA.
ATATCACCACGCAGTGATAAAGAGGCGAACATGACCGACACCATCCTCGACAACCCCGTAACCGGCGATTGCACAACGCTCATCGAGCCCTTGCCCAATTCACCCGTTGAAGCCTTGACCTTTGTAACGCACCTCGCCCCCGGAGCCGCCGGTAGCCCCCCGCATCGGCACTCCCGCCTGCATGAAGAGTTCGAAGTGCTGGAAGGCGAGGTCGAATTCGCGGTGAATGGCAATTCCCGTTCCCTGACGGCTGGCCAGTCGATCATCGTTTGTCCCGGCACGGTTCACGCATTCCGCAACGCGTCCGGCTCTGCTGCTGTGCTTCGATGCACGGTTACGCCGGGCCACGCTTTTGAGCGCTTTCTGCGCGGCATGCATCACGCCGCAATCACGGGCCAAACCAATGCCTCCGGCCTGCCGAGAGATCCGCGTCGGCTGGCCCGTCTGCTGCTCAACGCAGACTTCCATTTCCCCGCAATGCCAATGCAGGTGCAGCGAACGGTGTTCCGCCTGTTTGCCGCCTTTGCACCCGTCTGACCCGTTTCTTCGAACCTGAGAGTGTCATCATGACCCAAAGAGCTCCAATTCTCGGCCTGTCCGCCATTGCCATGGCTATCGGCTTCAATCTTCCCTATGCGCATCTCGTCACCATCTTCGACTATCCTGATATCCTGCGGCGCCCTGCGGGCGAGGTTCTGGCCCGGTTCGCCGAGGGCGGTCCATCCCTGATACTGACCTGGCACGCTTTCGCCTGGGCCGCCCTGTTGCTGGCCCCTCTGACGATCGCACTCGCGTTTACGGCCGAGAACCGGGCAACGTCGGAGCGCCTGGCGCTCATGGCAGCCGTGACAGGAGCGCTATCCGGTGTGACCCAGGCCATGGGCCTTTGGCGCTGGGTCTTCGTGATCCCTGGCCTTGCCCGCAGCCATGAGAGCGGTAATGCCGCAGCGCGGGCCAGCGCCGAAGCCGCCTTTGCAATCCTGAACACCTATGGCGGTGTCGCAATCGGCGAACATCTCGGTCAGTGGTTGCTCGTCTTCTTCGTCTTTGCCATGTCGGCGCTCCAGTGGCGGCAGCGACGCGTCCTGTCCAGCGTCGCGGGGATCCTGACCGCAGCCTCGATCGCTATCGGCACGACCGAAGGCCTTGCAATTGCACTCGGTCAGAATGGCGATCTCTATTCCCTCTTCACAATCGCAGGCTTTCTGGCCCTCACCATATGGCTGATCCTGATCGGCATCCGTCTCCTCTTGGCTGCGCCGGCCAAGTCCGCTCTGCATAAAAAGACGGAGATCACTCATGTTGAAGCTTGATCGCCGCCTCCTGGTCGCCACTGTTGCCAGTCTCATCCTTCTGGCCCCTTCATCACCATCTTCGGCAGGAGACACGTTTGCCGGAGAATGGACCCTCGGTGTCGCGCAGATGCCCGACTACGAAGGATCAGAGGACAGCCAGATCATGCCCATGGTTGGTTTTGCCCTGGACCTTGGCGGCTACGCCATCGAACTTCAGGGGACCAGTCTGCGGGTAGACCTTCTCGCAAGCCCGGTGCTCGATGCAGGTGCCGTGTTCAACTATCGGTTCGGTCGCGACGATGTCGAAAACGCATCTGTAGCGGCACTGCCAGACATCGATGCGACGGTCGAAGTCGGCATGTTCTCGGCCGCCACCCTTCCGTTGGCGACGGGTGCCGTCAAAGTGTCCGGGGAAGTGCTGGTCGATGCGGGCGGCGTGCATGACGGGGTCTTCGGCACTTTCACCCTCGGTTATGGCAGTGTCCTGTCAGAACGGCTGCGTGTCGGCGTGGCAGCCTCTGTTTCTGCCGCCAGTGGTGGCT
It encodes the following:
- a CDS encoding MipA/OmpV family protein — its product is MLKLDRRLLVATVASLILLAPSSPSSAGDTFAGEWTLGVAQMPDYEGSEDSQIMPMVGFALDLGGYAIELQGTSLRVDLLASPVLDAGAVFNYRFGRDDVENASVAALPDIDATVEVGMFSAATLPLATGAVKVSGEVLVDAGGVHDGVFGTFTLGYGSVLSERLRVGVAASVSAASGGYAQTYFGVAPDAATRSGLDAYSPDRGFKDVGLDFSVTYDLTPQIAMTGLVSYRRLVGEFADSPIVQAGSPDQLTFGLSLTRSF
- a CDS encoding cupin domain-containing protein codes for the protein MTDTILDNPVTGDCTTLIEPLPNSPVEALTFVTHLAPGAAGSPPHRHSRLHEEFEVLEGEVEFAVNGNSRSLTAGQSIIVCPGTVHAFRNASGSAAVLRCTVTPGHAFERFLRGMHHAAITGQTNASGLPRDPRRLARLLLNADFHFPAMPMQVQRTVFRLFAAFAPV
- a CDS encoding DUF4386 family protein, whose translation is MTQRAPILGLSAIAMAIGFNLPYAHLVTIFDYPDILRRPAGEVLARFAEGGPSLILTWHAFAWAALLLAPLTIALAFTAENRATSERLALMAAVTGALSGVTQAMGLWRWVFVIPGLARSHESGNAAARASAEAAFAILNTYGGVAIGEHLGQWLLVFFVFAMSALQWRQRRVLSSVAGILTAASIAIGTTEGLAIALGQNGDLYSLFTIAGFLALTIWLILIGIRLLLAAPAKSALHKKTEITHVEA